In Fluviispira sanaruensis, a genomic segment contains:
- the hemE gene encoding uroporphyrinogen decarboxylase, producing MSKLLLEAAKGIKTKKTPLWLMRQAGRYLPEYREIRKKHNTLNMFKTPTIAAEITLQPLKRFNLHGAILYADILLIPDAMGLELSFVEKEGPRYAKTIRSSYDLKSILPAAENIEELIEKLSYVGETVERVKPQLSKETTMLGFAGAPFTVASYMIEGGSAKGEFFETKKLMFNEPETFHRLMQLLTNATIAYLKMQIHAGVEAIQLFESWSGALAPDQYREFCLPYTKRIVDEIKPLVPVINFFGQGAGLTEEALSIQSNVYSVDWRQDLYKVSKQFTGSGIALQGNLDPLLLYGPQKLLKEKLIHCLEIGSRHPHGYIFNLGHGCTQHTPVENIEYLVQLVNEFKK from the coding sequence ATGAGCAAACTTCTACTTGAAGCAGCTAAAGGAATCAAAACTAAAAAAACACCACTTTGGCTTATGCGACAAGCGGGTCGTTACCTACCAGAATACCGTGAAATTAGAAAAAAACATAACACGTTAAATATGTTTAAGACTCCTACAATTGCAGCAGAAATAACTTTACAACCCTTAAAAAGATTTAACCTTCACGGTGCAATTTTATACGCAGATATATTACTTATACCCGATGCTATGGGTTTAGAATTGTCATTCGTAGAAAAAGAAGGACCGCGCTATGCAAAAACAATTCGCAGCAGCTATGATCTTAAAAGTATTCTACCCGCTGCTGAAAATATTGAAGAACTCATTGAAAAATTAAGTTACGTTGGTGAAACTGTTGAACGAGTGAAGCCCCAACTTTCTAAAGAAACCACCATGCTGGGTTTTGCCGGTGCACCATTTACGGTTGCGAGTTATATGATAGAAGGAGGCAGTGCCAAAGGTGAATTTTTTGAGACAAAAAAACTCATGTTCAACGAACCCGAGACATTTCATCGCCTCATGCAATTGCTAACAAATGCAACCATTGCTTATTTGAAAATGCAAATTCATGCTGGGGTAGAAGCAATTCAGTTGTTTGAAAGTTGGTCCGGCGCACTTGCTCCCGACCAGTACAGAGAATTTTGTCTTCCCTACACGAAACGAATCGTAGATGAGATTAAACCACTCGTTCCTGTGATCAATTTCTTCGGACAAGGGGCAGGACTTACCGAAGAAGCTCTCTCCATCCAGTCCAACGTTTACAGTGTAGATTGGCGACAAGATTTATACAAAGTCTCAAAGCAATTTACCGGCAGTGGAATTGCTTTACAGGGAAACCTCGATCCTTTACTTTTATATGGGCCGCAAAAACTGCTAAAAGAAAAATTAATTCATTGCTTAGAAATTGGCTCACGCCACCCACATGGTTATATATTTAATCTAGGTCATGGCTGTACTCAACATACCCCAGTTGAAAATATAGAATATCTCGTACAACTCGTAAATGAGTTTAAAAAATAA
- a CDS encoding MFS transporter, producing the protein MENALRFKNYQYFIGGSFFTLLGDYIGFAALNWVIWTHTSSELNLGIINFIRLLPALFIGFLGGALADRYNQKKLLILVYLLIAVFNFALFYIVLNKNINIFLIGLIIGLRGLFVEMEPSVRNSLLPRLIEKEAICSAVSIYTSVLNITAILGPALAGLALAKMDSGFLFLFQFLGQILVIISLFFITGIQEKNQFLSNDKNVNNLNYKSVVLYIKENPDLLCTFIAGCVLMLFLFPYISLMPAFVKASANMGPETYGRFLVIAALGTILGSSLISFLRKKIHALFILSTAVFASISFIILGAVNHILLTYIFLFLIGFFSQISRTANRVYFQIKSPNEIRGKLMSLALSDRGFLPFGALLAGFIAHKLGMPKTFMIFGICSLSLLIILLITYQVKERKVSNEVR; encoded by the coding sequence ATGGAAAATGCTCTGCGATTTAAAAACTATCAGTATTTTATTGGAGGAAGTTTTTTCACGCTTTTGGGGGACTACATTGGTTTTGCCGCTCTCAATTGGGTGATATGGACACACACATCCTCGGAATTAAATCTTGGCATTATAAATTTCATAAGATTATTACCTGCACTGTTTATCGGTTTTTTAGGCGGTGCTCTTGCAGATAGATACAATCAAAAGAAATTATTAATACTTGTTTACTTGCTAATTGCAGTTTTTAATTTTGCTCTTTTTTACATCGTGCTCAATAAAAATATAAATATTTTCTTAATTGGCTTGATTATTGGTTTGAGAGGACTTTTTGTCGAAATGGAACCCTCCGTGCGAAACAGTCTCCTCCCTCGCTTGATAGAAAAAGAAGCTATTTGCAGCGCAGTATCTATTTACACATCTGTCCTCAATATAACGGCTATATTAGGACCAGCTCTTGCTGGTTTAGCCTTAGCCAAAATGGATTCCGGGTTCTTATTTCTTTTTCAATTTTTAGGGCAAATACTTGTGATTATTTCCTTATTTTTTATCACCGGTATTCAAGAAAAGAATCAATTTCTAAGTAACGATAAAAATGTAAATAATTTAAATTATAAAAGCGTTGTTTTGTATATTAAAGAAAATCCAGATTTACTCTGCACCTTCATTGCAGGCTGTGTCCTTATGCTCTTTTTATTCCCATATATTAGTCTTATGCCTGCATTTGTAAAAGCCTCCGCAAATATGGGGCCTGAGACCTACGGACGCTTTCTCGTGATTGCAGCACTGGGAACAATTCTAGGCTCCAGTTTAATCAGTTTTTTACGAAAAAAAATCCATGCTCTGTTTATTCTCTCAACCGCAGTTTTTGCCTCAATTTCATTTATTATATTAGGTGCAGTAAATCACATTTTACTGACTTATATATTTTTATTTTTAATCGGTTTCTTTAGTCAAATTTCGCGTACAGCCAATCGCGTTTATTTTCAAATAAAATCCCCCAATGAAATACGTGGTAAATTAATGAGCCTTGCACTCAGCGACAGAGGATTCTTACCGTTTGGAGCTCTTTTAGCAGGCTTTATTGCACACAAGTTGGGAATGCCTAAAACATTTATGATTTTCGGAATATGTTCATTATCATTGCTCATTATATTATTAATTACTTATCAAGTTAAAGAAAGGAAAGTATCTAATGAAGTCCGTTAA
- a CDS encoding ABC transporter substrate-binding protein, with translation MKSVNISIKFFLFIESFLLSFKSFAKPEEIKRIKAEISALNFKTPPKRIVTLSVTGMEILDVLDVKPVGIIITAAGNIPDYLSPEFQKITVVGKISHPSLERIKELKPELILIDRVYEEQRDVIAKLTKIAPVLNFRPDTYSETLSYLNIFAELLQKQNEAKKYQDKFESKLKEVKLENQKKFKSVLALYVPNNKIWAWTGKSFIANLIAEIGVDYAYKGEGNKDYPDLIELSAENILKINPENIIVFDDPGKNILNFLEKNPIWKNLSAVKNKNVVVVERERGSRSKGPLATLYITENMADFIK, from the coding sequence ATGAAGTCCGTTAATATAAGCATAAAATTTTTTTTATTCATAGAATCATTTCTCTTAAGTTTTAAATCATTTGCAAAACCCGAAGAAATAAAAAGAATTAAAGCAGAAATTTCAGCACTCAATTTCAAAACTCCTCCAAAAAGAATTGTTACTTTAAGTGTGACAGGAATGGAGATTTTAGATGTGCTCGACGTCAAACCTGTTGGTATTATTATCACTGCAGCAGGAAATATTCCTGATTATTTAAGTCCTGAATTTCAAAAAATAACCGTTGTCGGAAAAATTTCTCATCCGAGTCTCGAACGAATTAAAGAGTTGAAACCCGAGCTTATATTAATAGATAGAGTGTATGAAGAACAAAGAGATGTCATTGCAAAGCTTACTAAAATTGCACCTGTGCTTAATTTTAGACCAGATACCTACTCAGAAACTTTAAGTTACTTAAATATATTTGCTGAACTCCTGCAAAAACAAAATGAAGCTAAAAAATATCAAGATAAATTTGAAAGTAAATTAAAAGAAGTAAAACTTGAGAATCAAAAAAAATTCAAATCAGTTTTAGCACTATATGTTCCTAATAACAAAATCTGGGCTTGGACAGGAAAATCATTTATTGCGAATTTGATTGCCGAAATTGGGGTTGATTATGCTTATAAAGGTGAAGGCAATAAAGACTATCCCGATCTTATTGAACTCAGTGCAGAGAATATTCTTAAAATAAATCCAGAAAATATAATTGTTTTTGATGATCCAGGAAAAAATATTCTCAATTTCCTAGAAAAAAATCCTATTTGGAAAAATCTAAGTGCCGTTAAAAATAAAAATGTTGTTGTTGTGGAACGAGAAAGAGGTTCGCGCAGCAAAGGTCCTTTGGCAACGTTATATATCACAGAAAATATGGCTGACTTTATCAAATGA
- a CDS encoding FecCD family ABC transporter permease, with protein MNSYSIKNIISFFLLLLLLFIAMLLSLTFGSVQIEIAHVWKHLLHSNDDMDSIIINTLRLPRTALAALIGSNLAVAGALMQCLTRNPLAEAKIMGVSAGASLVFVLISFFQLSISPNLMTVFIFMGAAIGGGFVYIISLTNRPSVGKLVLAGVSISSFLYALSTGMLISLGENAGMIYAWLAGGLAGVTWENFSQILPWSLGALLSAFIFSHFMNAYSLGDDLAKSLGLNLWKIRIILCVLVVILAGASVSVSGAIGFIGLIVPHIVRKLISDDYKILLPFCALFGALLLVFSDLIARVILIPIEIPVGVITAFLGCPFFLYLIRKHGDKAA; from the coding sequence ATGAACTCTTATTCAATTAAAAACATCATTTCATTTTTTCTTCTATTGCTTTTGCTGTTCATTGCAATGCTATTGAGCTTAACTTTTGGCAGTGTGCAAATTGAAATAGCGCATGTTTGGAAACATTTATTGCACAGCAATGACGACATGGATTCCATCATTATCAACACACTGCGTTTACCGCGCACGGCACTTGCAGCTCTGATCGGGTCAAATTTAGCTGTCGCAGGTGCGCTCATGCAATGCCTTACCCGCAATCCTTTAGCAGAAGCAAAAATTATGGGTGTGTCTGCAGGTGCATCACTTGTTTTTGTATTAATATCCTTTTTTCAATTGTCCATTTCCCCAAATTTAATGACTGTATTTATTTTTATGGGTGCTGCAATTGGCGGGGGATTTGTTTATATCATTTCTTTAACAAATCGCCCCTCCGTTGGAAAGTTAGTGCTTGCAGGCGTGTCTATCAGCAGTTTTCTTTATGCACTCAGCACAGGAATGTTGATATCCTTAGGTGAAAACGCCGGCATGATCTACGCATGGCTTGCTGGAGGATTAGCAGGGGTGACTTGGGAGAATTTCTCCCAAATATTACCTTGGTCTCTCGGCGCGTTATTGAGTGCATTTATTTTTTCACATTTTATGAATGCCTATTCCTTAGGAGACGACCTTGCAAAATCCTTGGGACTAAATTTATGGAAAATACGCATTATTCTTTGTGTGCTTGTCGTCATTTTAGCAGGAGCATCTGTAAGCGTTTCTGGCGCAATTGGCTTTATCGGTTTGATTGTTCCACATATAGTCAGAAAACTCATATCCGATGATTATAAAATTCTGCTCCCTTTTTGCGCACTTTTTGGTGCCCTATTACTTGTATTTTCTGACCTTATAGCACGTGTAATATTAATTCCCATTGAAATACCAGTTGGTGTCATAACAGCATTTTTAGGCTGCCCCTTCTTTTTATATCTGATTCGAAAACATGGGGATAAGGCGGCATAA
- a CDS encoding FecCD family ABC transporter permease encodes MMTVFTKNILSQTKQISLFFILFIALAIFILFSSFVGDVKINIDQLLPNIVHNYLENTILFEYRLPRLLIGACTGAQFAIAGAILQAVTKNQLAAPNIIGINSGASFFSVLSLLVFSNSSFFLLPVAAFLGALFASILVYLFAFKNGITPLRLILSGIAIDAFFQAGTTFILVNNTNEVGSIYMWLSGSLWGKEWHEFYYILPCTLIGTFLALILSQRINILTLSDEIIIGLGVNINLSRIILLVLAIFLSSSAVCLVGPIGFVGLIVPHIMRALFDYDYKIIIPFSALGGAFLVILSDTIGRTIFAPHEVPAGLIATLIGSPYFIYLLLKERY; translated from the coding sequence ATGATGACAGTATTTACAAAAAATATTCTTTCACAAACGAAACAAATCTCTCTTTTTTTTATTCTATTTATAGCTTTAGCAATTTTTATTCTCTTCAGCAGTTTCGTAGGAGATGTTAAAATAAATATTGATCAGTTATTGCCAAACATTGTCCACAATTATTTGGAAAATACAATTTTATTCGAATACCGTCTTCCAAGACTCTTAATTGGTGCCTGCACGGGTGCTCAGTTCGCTATCGCTGGAGCAATTTTACAAGCTGTCACTAAAAATCAACTTGCTGCACCAAATATCATTGGTATTAATTCTGGGGCAAGTTTTTTTTCTGTATTATCTCTACTCGTTTTTAGCAATTCCAGTTTTTTTCTGTTACCTGTAGCTGCATTTTTAGGTGCTTTATTCGCCAGTATCTTAGTTTATCTTTTCGCATTTAAAAATGGCATAACACCATTGCGCCTTATTTTATCGGGTATCGCTATCGATGCATTCTTCCAAGCAGGAACTACATTTATCTTAGTAAACAATACCAATGAAGTGGGTTCAATTTATATGTGGCTCTCGGGCAGCTTGTGGGGAAAAGAATGGCATGAATTCTATTATATACTTCCATGCACTCTTATCGGAACTTTTCTTGCATTAATTTTATCACAGAGAATAAATATTTTAACTTTAAGTGATGAAATCATTATTGGTCTTGGAGTGAATATTAATTTATCGCGCATTATTTTATTAGTTCTTGCCATTTTTCTTTCTTCAAGTGCCGTTTGCCTCGTGGGTCCAATAGGTTTTGTCGGTTTAATTGTACCCCATATAATGCGTGCTCTATTTGATTATGATTATAAAATAATAATCCCATTTTCTGCCTTAGGAGGTGCCTTTCTCGTTATTTTATCTGACACAATCGGCAGGACTATTTTTGCGCCACACGAAGTTCCAGCTGGGCTCATAGCGACTTTAATTGGTTCTCCCTATTTTATATATTTGCTTCTTAAAGAAAGGTACTAA
- a CDS encoding ABC transporter ATP-binding protein, which yields MSEIYCENLCITYSQKEILHNLNIKIRKNKITALVGSNGSGKSTLLKTIARIVMPSSGSVYLDGKSIHRYSSQEVAKILAILPQSPEAPQEFTVERLVQYGRFPRQSFFGSLSPKDYKAIDWALEVTDMQDLRKKRLSDLSGGQKQRAWIAMALAQEGEYLFLDEPTTYLDMRHQIEVLNILENLNRTQKKTIVMVVHDINHAAKIADHIIAIKNGRILTEGNTKQILDEKIIEDIFGVKGLIISNRIDNTPLFFPLEVSYV from the coding sequence ATGTCTGAAATATATTGCGAAAATTTATGTATTACCTATTCTCAAAAAGAAATATTACATAATTTAAATATCAAAATAAGAAAAAACAAAATAACCGCACTCGTTGGCAGCAATGGCTCTGGAAAGTCAACTTTATTAAAAACCATTGCGCGCATTGTTATGCCCTCAAGTGGGTCTGTTTACTTAGATGGCAAATCCATTCACAGATATTCGAGTCAAGAAGTTGCAAAGATCTTGGCTATTTTGCCACAATCACCCGAAGCACCCCAGGAATTTACAGTTGAGCGACTTGTGCAATATGGTAGATTTCCGCGTCAATCTTTTTTTGGATCTTTAAGTCCAAAAGATTATAAAGCCATTGATTGGGCTCTCGAAGTAACAGATATGCAAGATCTTAGAAAAAAACGTTTGAGCGATTTATCGGGAGGACAAAAGCAGCGCGCTTGGATAGCTATGGCTCTCGCACAGGAAGGAGAATACTTATTTTTAGATGAGCCTACGACTTATTTAGATATGCGGCATCAAATTGAAGTGTTAAATATTCTTGAAAATCTGAACCGAACTCAGAAAAAAACCATAGTAATGGTTGTGCATGACATTAATCATGCTGCTAAAATCGCAGATCATATTATTGCAATAAAAAATGGACGCATACTTACAGAAGGAAACACTAAACAAATACTTGATGAAAAAATAATTGAAGATATATTTGGTGTTAAAGGACTTATAATAAGCAATAGAATCGATAATACCCCTCTCTTTTTTCCACTTGAGGTGTCATATGTTTGA
- a CDS encoding IucA/IucC family protein, translated as MFEEIAKQAILNRLFQAIIREKIIQNEKIFYPNKNCIAIKLSQNKELFAEINPYASFERFDLTSTITLIDKNETKEISHPCDLLQLFQEEWIAENNESEDIFIRFKNEIENSVSNMILAQMSFEMNKNKFSHKNWKRITSSLDWVLIEREKDPNFSPMAFYEQCVIKGHPLHPGAKTRMGLNLEELIAYSPEWRKIVPLKLLAVHKDYCKVTLQEFTHFRDLILADYPNFSNKILLEAEKNKIDFQNYELIPVHPWQFKHTIKVLYQKYLNEKIIVPLNSIEIPARSLVSFRSFAPENTGKIKRHHIKTAINILTTSDVRTISPRSTQSGPLISQILKTIQLSLPDYLCGKFKIQGEVSGIYFEESSELVDSIVRDSLGRNLSCLMRENPEKFLSGNEICMPAAALLEISPISEKSILTELIEQFAKTENHSSFYIAALEFFKKYISISIPSLLTLMSKYGISLEAHLQNSTPVFKKGVPHCLLVRDFADIRISQERLEKQNYFLNLTIKNSLIFCKNDSYLHKNIFYSFFQSHIGEIIIALRKEFNIDEKILWNYVKELCQNTFAELKKDPIIAEQVGKDEKFLFQENIQLKALTRMRLKGELTEYYFVNIANPIP; from the coding sequence ATGTTTGAAGAAATTGCCAAACAAGCCATTTTAAATAGATTATTTCAAGCTATTATTCGCGAAAAAATAATTCAAAATGAAAAAATATTTTACCCAAATAAAAACTGCATTGCAATTAAGCTTTCACAAAATAAAGAATTGTTTGCTGAAATAAATCCTTATGCCTCATTTGAAAGATTCGATCTGACAAGCACGATCACGCTGATAGACAAAAATGAAACCAAAGAAATCTCTCATCCTTGCGATCTCCTTCAACTCTTTCAAGAGGAATGGATCGCAGAAAATAATGAATCTGAAGATATATTCATTCGCTTTAAAAATGAAATAGAGAACAGCGTTTCAAATATGATTTTGGCACAGATGTCATTTGAAATGAATAAAAATAAATTTTCGCATAAAAACTGGAAACGAATCACCTCATCGCTGGATTGGGTCTTAATTGAACGCGAAAAAGATCCCAATTTTAGTCCTATGGCATTTTACGAACAATGTGTCATAAAAGGCCATCCACTTCATCCAGGTGCAAAAACCCGAATGGGTTTAAACTTAGAAGAACTTATCGCGTACTCACCAGAATGGCGTAAAATTGTGCCGTTAAAACTGCTTGCTGTTCATAAAGATTATTGTAAAGTTACGTTGCAAGAATTCACTCATTTTAGAGATTTAATCCTAGCAGACTATCCTAATTTTTCCAACAAAATATTATTAGAAGCAGAAAAAAATAAAATAGATTTTCAAAATTACGAGCTCATACCAGTTCACCCATGGCAATTTAAACACACGATAAAAGTTTTATATCAGAAATATCTTAACGAAAAAATAATTGTTCCGTTAAACTCTATTGAAATTCCTGCGCGCTCATTGGTGTCGTTTCGCTCATTTGCTCCTGAAAATACAGGGAAGATAAAACGCCACCATATAAAAACTGCAATCAATATTTTAACCACAAGCGACGTGCGCACCATCTCTCCCCGTTCTACCCAAAGTGGCCCACTTATTTCACAAATACTAAAAACAATTCAATTGAGTCTCCCCGATTACTTATGTGGAAAATTTAAAATTCAAGGAGAGGTATCAGGAATTTATTTCGAAGAAAGTTCTGAATTAGTCGATTCGATCGTTAGAGACTCACTCGGACGAAATTTAAGTTGCCTCATGCGCGAAAATCCAGAAAAATTCTTATCTGGCAATGAAATCTGTATGCCAGCTGCTGCACTGCTTGAAATTTCTCCTATCAGTGAAAAATCAATCTTAACAGAGCTCATTGAACAATTTGCAAAAACCGAAAATCATTCATCATTTTATATTGCAGCCCTTGAATTCTTTAAAAAATATATTTCAATTTCTATTCCATCGCTCTTAACCCTCATGAGCAAATATGGCATTAGCCTCGAAGCCCATTTACAAAATAGCACTCCCGTTTTTAAAAAAGGAGTTCCACATTGTCTATTAGTCAGAGATTTTGCCGATATTCGAATTTCACAAGAGCGTCTTGAAAAGCAAAATTATTTTCTTAATCTCACCATAAAAAACTCCCTCATATTTTGCAAAAATGATTCATATTTACATAAGAATATATTTTACTCCTTTTTTCAAAGTCATATTGGAGAAATTATTATTGCTCTACGCAAGGAGTTTAATATTGATGAAAAAATATTATGGAATTATGTGAAAGAACTTTGTCAAAACACGTTTGCTGAATTAAAAAAAGATCCTATTATAGCAGAGCAAGTTGGGAAAGATGAAAAATTTCTTTTCCAAGAAAATATTCAATTAAAAGCTTTAACCCGTATGCGCTTAAAGGGGGAATTAACTGAATACTATTTTGTTAATATAGCCAATCCTATCCCTTAA
- a CDS encoding dicarboxylate/amino acid:cation symporter: MVIQDKKKFLNFKNINTILIFLSVILGFFMGTLFPEFMISIRWIGEVFFNMLKMLVLPLIFSALVSAVTSMGSLKKLGSIGMYTFLYILTSVCTAVLIGLFLFNTFKPGVGIDPILILGKDSTLQQNAPMTFEIFITSLFPQNILEAAVKFEIMPVVLFGLAFAVACASCGESAKSVSVFFTGIRNVFIKMITWVILLSPLGIFSLLGTGVAQSVQEGHLMQDLKGLAMFVLVFGAGLCLQIGWQLLAVKFVARRALKQFTKNSSAALVTAFGTSSSLATLPLAMDAAEKEKVRDDVNRFVMPFTATINLGSTVMYEASAAIFFAQILGLDLSLSHQIIIFVTSIVAGMGAAGVPESGLITMVTVLRAVNIPVSSITLLLPLDRILDRFRTMVNTWGNICCASVVNELVHRREKQLLQNKSNISKTISDK; encoded by the coding sequence ATGGTCATACAGGACAAAAAAAAGTTTTTGAATTTTAAAAATATCAACACAATACTTATATTTTTGTCAGTGATTTTAGGTTTTTTTATGGGAACTCTGTTTCCAGAGTTCATGATATCCATACGTTGGATTGGTGAAGTCTTTTTTAATATGCTCAAAATGCTCGTTCTTCCTCTTATTTTTTCAGCTTTGGTCAGCGCAGTGACTTCCATGGGAAGTTTAAAAAAGCTTGGCTCTATTGGGATGTATACGTTTTTATACATACTTACAAGCGTGTGTACCGCAGTGCTTATTGGGCTTTTCTTATTTAATACATTTAAACCTGGGGTGGGCATTGATCCAATTTTAATTCTCGGGAAAGATTCTACTTTACAGCAAAATGCCCCAATGACTTTTGAAATTTTTATCACAAGTCTTTTTCCACAAAATATTTTAGAGGCAGCAGTAAAGTTTGAAATTATGCCTGTGGTTTTATTTGGTTTAGCTTTTGCAGTGGCCTGTGCATCCTGTGGAGAGTCAGCAAAATCCGTATCTGTATTCTTTACTGGGATAAGAAATGTTTTTATAAAAATGATCACTTGGGTTATCTTATTGAGTCCGCTCGGGATCTTTTCTTTGCTGGGAACAGGAGTTGCACAATCTGTCCAAGAAGGTCACCTCATGCAAGATCTTAAAGGCCTCGCTATGTTTGTCTTGGTCTTTGGCGCTGGTCTTTGCTTGCAGATAGGTTGGCAATTGTTAGCCGTTAAGTTTGTAGCGAGGAGGGCATTAAAACAATTTACGAAAAACTCTTCTGCAGCTCTCGTGACCGCATTTGGGACATCCAGTTCGCTTGCGACCTTACCTTTAGCAATGGATGCTGCTGAAAAAGAAAAAGTTCGTGATGATGTTAATCGCTTTGTGATGCCATTTACCGCGACAATCAATTTGGGTAGCACAGTGATGTATGAAGCATCGGCAGCTATTTTCTTTGCACAAATTTTAGGGTTAGATCTCTCGTTAAGTCATCAGATTATTATTTTTGTGACTTCTATTGTTGCAGGGATGGGTGCTGCAGGCGTGCCAGAAAGTGGTTTAATCACTATGGTAACAGTATTACGAGCCGTCAATATCCCAGTATCATCAATCACACTTTTGTTACCTCTCGATCGAATTTTAGATCGGTTTCGTACGATGGTGAACACTTGGGGTAATATTTGTTGTGCTTCAGTTGTCAATGAACTTGTTCATCGGAGAGAAAAGCAACTTTTGCAAAATAAAAGCAATATATCTAAAACAATATCTGATAAATAG